GTTCAACGACTACCTGTTATCAATGCCTTAACATCAACACCAAGCAACCGAGATGTGAGGGTACACGATTCATGTGGTGCATGTGACCCTTGGGATTAACAAACGAATCCTTGGTAGCAAACTAACAACCCTATGAATGGTGGTCAACGAGATGTGCATTCGTGGGGTGGTACATATATGTGTGGTTGGAAGCATTGGGGTGGTAGATAACAACCCTGGATGCAACTTATCCCTCAACGCCCCCGCCACACACGGGGCTTTTTATTGCTTCAATCTCGCCAACAATCCCACCAATCAGCCTTCAATACCTGGCACAATTGACTGCAGTAGGTATTAGCCAATGACACTGCAGCAGTCATAGCAACGGCCTGAATCACCACCTGGGCTGACAACGCTTCCACCCGCCTGACTTCTGCATGGTCTCCCAGGCTTCGATGGCGTTGTGCCTGAGCATTCGCCTGATGACTGGCTGACCACTGCCGCGTAATGGCCTGGTCTCGACGATGACCCACTGGGCGTGAGCCGTGGGTGAGTCATTCGTGAAATTGCAGACCTTCCCCTGCTGGGCGT
Above is a window of Synechococcus sp. BIOS-U3-1 DNA encoding:
- a CDS encoding DUF1651 domain-containing protein — its product is MPNKDRPLVDRHAPKNGVGWLVNAQQGKVCNFTNDSPTAHAQWVIVETRPLRGSGQPVIRRMLRHNAIEAWETMQKSGGWKRCQPRW